The Cellvibrio zantedeschiae genomic sequence GACTTTGCGATCCAGCCAATTTATTGGCCAGGGTTTAATGATGTCAAAAAAGCGAAACAGAACGAAGCCCAGCAATATCCAAAGCCAGCCTTTGGGAGCGAGGAACATGGTTATCCAATAACCAACAAATTCATCCCATACTATGCCGCCGTGATCGTGCACGCCTAGTTGCTTTGATGAACGATCACACCAATAAACACCGAGCGCAAAAGTCACAACTAACCAAGTGCCGTAAATCGGCCAAGCCAAATCTTGCAGCAACCAATAAATAGGCACAGCGGCAAGCGTACCGAAGGTACCCGGTGCTTTGGGAGCCAAGCCACTACCAAAACCAAATGAAAAAAAATGATTGGGATTCGTCAACAGCTGCTTAAAGTTTGGTGTAGTCATTTTCAAATTCTTAAAATTTAGCGACCATTAAAAATGCTGGTAACCTTGCGCCGTTAATTCGTAGGCTTCGCCCTCTAGCTCACATTGCACACCAACACCTGCAACGATTTCGCCAACAACAGTCGCGTTAATTTTTTCTTGCGCGATTAACATGGCCAGCTCAGGCATTTTTTCCGGTGACACCGTAAAGCACAATTCATAATCATCACCGCCGCTCAATGCCCAAGTGCGCGCTTGTTGCAGATCGCCAACTGCAAGCAAGGCCGGAGAAAGCGGCAAATTTTCTACATCAATCACCGCTCCCAAATCGCTGGCTTCGCAAATGTGGTTTAAATCTGCCACCAAACCATCTGAAATATCGAGCGCCGCACTGGCGATTCCTTTTAATAAACCAGACTCAATTAAACGCGGTGTAGGACGATAAAAACGCTCGCGCAAATAATGTTCATGATCTGCGTTCAACGCTAGGCGGTTCTGCATAACCGCTAAAGCGGCCGCACCATCACCCAGTGAGTTGGTCACGCAAACAAAATCGCCAATGCTTGCACCATCGCGCCGCATAGCGTGATGCGACTCAACGGCGCCCATAACCTGAATAGTAATACTCAGTGGTCCAGATGTGGTATCACCGCCAACCAATACAATTTCATATTTATTAGCTGCACGAAACAAACCGCGACTAAAACCGCGCAGCCATTCTTCGCTAACATAATTAGAACTTTTGGGTAGAGTCAGTGCCAGCGTGAACCACAAAGG encodes the following:
- a CDS encoding phosphatidylglycerophosphatase A family protein; the encoded protein is MTTPNFKQLLTNPNHFFSFGFGSGLAPKAPGTFGTLAAVPIYWLLQDLAWPIYGTWLVVTFALGVYWCDRSSKQLGVHDHGGIVWDEFVGYWITMFLAPKGWLWILLGFVLFRFFDIIKPWPINWLDRKVDGGFGIMIDDVLAGIYAFVVLQTCVYFYPY
- the thiL gene encoding thiamine-phosphate kinase; protein product: MREFELIREFFQREQADLLLEDKAQASVILGIGDDCALLQIPANQQLATSVDTLVADVHFPADAKPEDIAERALRTNLSDLAAMGAEPLWFTLALTLPKSSNYVSEEWLRGFSRGLFRAANKYEIVLVGGDTTSGPLSITIQVMGAVESHHAMRRDGASIGDFVCVTNSLGDGAAALAVMQNRLALNADHEHYLRERFYRPTPRLIESGLLKGIASAALDISDGLVADLNHICEASDLGAVIDVENLPLSPALLAVGDLQQARTWALSGGDDYELCFTVSPEKMPELAMLIAQEKINATVVGEIVAGVGVQCELEGEAYELTAQGYQHF